From the Selenomonas timonae genome, one window contains:
- the ilvN gene encoding acetolactate synthase small subunit, whose translation MKHVLSVFVENQTGVLVRVVSMFSRREFNIDSLSVGVTESPDFSRITVVMQGDGNLVEQMIKQLEKMPVVRAVQRLDEKSAACRGMTLIKVRADDDNRLDVLKMGELFRAHVVDVESSSIIFEITGSDDKVTAFLKVIKPYGIVEVIRTGLIALERGEHTIYEHCEEREYYGKNLL comes from the coding sequence ATGAAACATGTGCTGTCCGTCTTTGTTGAGAACCAGACTGGGGTTCTGGTGCGCGTCGTGAGCATGTTTTCGCGGCGCGAGTTCAACATCGACAGCCTGTCTGTCGGCGTGACGGAGTCGCCGGATTTCTCGCGCATCACGGTTGTGATGCAGGGGGATGGAAATCTCGTCGAGCAGATGATCAAGCAGCTCGAAAAGATGCCCGTTGTGCGGGCGGTTCAGCGGCTGGACGAAAAGAGTGCGGCGTGCCGCGGCATGACGCTCATCAAGGTGCGGGCGGACGACGACAATCGCCTCGACGTGCTGAAGATGGGCGAGCTGTTCCGGGCGCACGTCGTCGATGTGGAGTCCTCCTCGATCATCTTTGAGATCACGGGCAGCGATGACAAGGTGACGGCATTTCTGAAGGTAATCAAACCCTACGGAATCGTCGAAGTCATCCGCACGGGGCTCATTGCGCTCGAGCGGGGGGAACACACAATTTATGAGCATTGTGAGGAGCGGGAGTACTATGGCAAAAACTTACTATGA
- the ilvC gene encoding ketol-acid reductoisomerase, which produces MAKTYYDQDVNWSVLEGKTVAIIGYGSQGHAHALNLKESGVNVVVGLYAGSKSKAKAEAHGLKVATVAEAVKQADITMVLIPDEKQADVYKEEIGPNLKKGSALAFAHGFNIHFKQIVPPEGVDVFMVAPKGPGHLVRRTFTEGSGVPAVFAVEKDETGKCFEIALAYARGVGSTRSGVLQTTFRDETEEDLFGEQCVLMGGVCQLMQTGFEVLVEAGYPPEMAYFECFHEMKLIVDLCYEGGMTKMRQSCSDTAEYGDYMIGPRIITEETKKEMKKVLKEIQDGTFARNWLLENRAAGRANFLAQRRLHKEHQIEQVGAQLRNMMPWLRDKKELEF; this is translated from the coding sequence ATGGCAAAAACTTACTATGATCAGGATGTCAACTGGAGCGTGCTCGAGGGCAAGACGGTCGCCATCATCGGCTACGGCAGTCAGGGACACGCACACGCGCTGAACCTCAAGGAGAGCGGCGTGAATGTCGTTGTCGGTCTTTATGCCGGCTCGAAGTCCAAGGCAAAGGCAGAGGCACACGGGCTGAAGGTCGCGACGGTTGCCGAGGCGGTCAAGCAGGCGGACATCACGATGGTGCTCATCCCCGATGAGAAACAGGCGGATGTCTACAAAGAGGAGATCGGCCCGAACCTGAAGAAGGGCAGCGCACTCGCGTTCGCACACGGCTTCAACATTCACTTCAAGCAGATCGTCCCGCCCGAGGGTGTCGATGTGTTCATGGTTGCCCCGAAGGGCCCCGGCCATCTCGTTCGCCGTACGTTTACGGAGGGATCGGGCGTTCCGGCGGTGTTCGCGGTCGAGAAGGATGAGACGGGCAAGTGCTTTGAGATTGCGCTCGCCTATGCGCGTGGTGTTGGTTCGACGCGCTCCGGCGTGCTCCAGACGACGTTCCGTGACGAGACGGAGGAGGATCTCTTCGGTGAGCAGTGCGTGCTCATGGGTGGTGTCTGCCAGCTCATGCAGACGGGCTTCGAGGTGCTTGTCGAGGCGGGCTATCCGCCCGAGATGGCATACTTCGAGTGCTTCCATGAGATGAAGCTCATCGTCGATCTCTGCTACGAGGGCGGCATGACGAAGATGCGCCAGTCCTGCTCCGACACAGCGGAGTACGGTGACTACATGATCGGACCACGTATCATCACGGAAGAGACGAAGAAGGAGATGAAGAAGGTTCTCAAGGAGATCCAGGATGGCACATTCGCCCGCAACTGGCTGCTCGAGAACCGCGCCGCCGGTCGTGCGAACTTCCTCGCACAGCGCCGCCTTCACAAGGAGCATCAGATCGAGCAGGTTGGTGCACAGCTGCGCAATATGATGCCGTGGCTGCGTGACAAGAAAGAACTCGAATTCTGA
- the leuC gene encoding 3-isopropylmalate dehydratase large subunit, whose product MGMNMSEKILARHAGLEHVEPGQLVTCRLDMVLANDVTGPPSIKEFEKTGRPVFDRTKIALIPDHFQPAKDIKSSELAKIMRDFARKHDILHYYEQGRVGIEHVILPEKGIVGPGMLTIGADSHTCTYGAVNGFSTGVGTTDLAVGMATGEAWFKVPEAINVHLTGKKPADISGKDVILTLIGMIGVDGALYQSLEFTGEGVADLTMTDRLTIANMAIEAGGKNGIFPYDDVCKDYVEGRMTGVFEPVNPDPDARYARTVEINLSELRPVVSFPHLPENTKRVMDIPEPIAIDQVVIGSCTNGRLEDMEIAAEILKGHTVHERVRCIIIPGSPWVYQESMKRGYLDIFMEAGAAISTPTCGPCLGGYMGILAAGERCVSTTNRNFRGRMGHVDSEVYLAGPHVAAASAILGRIATPEEVA is encoded by the coding sequence ATGGGCATGAATATGAGCGAGAAGATTCTCGCACGCCATGCGGGACTGGAGCACGTCGAGCCGGGGCAGCTCGTGACGTGCCGTCTCGATATGGTGCTCGCAAACGATGTGACGGGGCCGCCGTCCATCAAGGAGTTTGAAAAGACCGGTCGCCCCGTCTTTGACCGCACGAAGATCGCGCTGATCCCCGATCATTTTCAGCCGGCAAAGGACATCAAGTCCTCCGAGCTGGCGAAGATCATGCGCGACTTTGCGCGCAAACACGACATTCTGCACTACTACGAGCAGGGGCGTGTCGGCATTGAGCACGTCATTCTGCCCGAAAAGGGCATCGTGGGGCCGGGCATGCTGACGATTGGTGCGGACTCGCATACGTGCACATATGGCGCGGTGAACGGCTTCTCGACGGGCGTCGGCACGACCGATCTCGCGGTCGGCATGGCGACGGGTGAGGCGTGGTTCAAGGTGCCCGAGGCGATCAACGTGCATCTGACGGGGAAGAAGCCTGCCGACATCAGCGGCAAGGACGTGATCCTCACGCTCATCGGCATGATCGGCGTGGATGGCGCACTCTACCAGAGCCTTGAGTTCACGGGCGAGGGCGTGGCGGATCTCACGATGACCGACCGTCTGACGATTGCCAATATGGCAATCGAGGCGGGCGGCAAGAACGGCATCTTCCCGTACGATGATGTGTGCAAGGACTACGTTGAGGGGCGCATGACGGGCGTGTTTGAGCCCGTGAACCCCGACCCCGACGCGCGGTATGCGCGTACGGTGGAGATCAACCTCAGCGAGCTGCGTCCCGTCGTTTCGTTCCCGCATCTGCCGGAGAATACGAAGCGCGTGATGGATATCCCAGAACCGATTGCAATCGATCAGGTGGTCATTGGCTCGTGTACGAACGGGCGCCTCGAGGATATGGAGATCGCGGCGGAGATTTTGAAGGGGCATACGGTGCACGAGCGTGTGCGCTGCATCATCATCCCCGGCTCGCCGTGGGTCTATCAGGAGTCGATGAAGCGCGGCTATCTCGACATCTTCATGGAGGCGGGCGCGGCGATCTCGACGCCGACCTGCGGGCCGTGTCTCGGCGGCTACATGGGCATCCTCGCGGCGGGCGAGCGCTGTGTCTCGACGACGAACCGCAACTTCCGCGGGCGCATGG